The DNA region ACGAGCAGGTGGTCGTCTCGCTGCTCGTACGGATCCACACTCAGGGCGGGATGCTCGTGCTGGAGGTCGTCCCGCATGTACTGGGGCCGGTGGCCGAGGAGTTCAGGGAGATCGACGCGATCGTCGAGCGCCATGCGGCCGGACCGCTGCGCGAGGGTGTGCTCGCGTTCCTCACGGCACCCGCGGCCACCGCGGCGGCGGGCATCGCCACCGCGCGGACGCTGATGTCGGTCGTACGCGTCTGGTTCAGCGCCCCGGAGTACGCGGCGCCGGACGCCCCGCTGGTCTCCGTAAGGGAGTTGGCGAGTACGAACGAACTCTCGCTGTTCCAGGAGATGGACGTCAGCCGGTACATCAAGACCGTCCAGGACCGGATCGCCAGCGGCGTGCGGGACGCCCTGGAGCAGCGCGGCTTCCGTACCGACCGTTTCGAGCAGCAGATCGTGAACGTACGGGACGGCGGCGTGTACATCGAGGACATGAGCGGCGGGGCCGTGGCCACGGGAGACCACGGCACGGCGCAGCACATGGAGAGGAGCCCGGCGTGAGACCGCCCGGCGAGGAGACTTCCGGCGGCCCGGAGCCCGGCGCTCGTATGCTGGACGCCGGTCCTGGCGCGCAGGAGCCCGGCCAGGGCGATCGTCGAGGCGAGTCCGGCGGCCGTCCGCACGGCGGGGGCCGTCCCGCAGGCGGCGGTGGCGGCGGAGTGCACATCGGCAACATGTCGGGCGGCGCGATCGCCACCGGCGCCTACGGGCAGGCGACTTCGTACAGCTACGCCGCCCCGCCGCCGCAGACGGACGAGGCGACGCTGGCGCTTCTGGACGCGGTGCGGGCGCTTCGCGCGGACATCCGCGTCCTCACCGCGACCGACGAGACGGCCGCCGTCGACGGTGAACTGGGTGAGATCGAGGGCGAGATCACGCGTTCGGGCCGCGCGGAGGCGGGCCGTCTCGCCCGGCTCCGCGACCGCCTGGAGGCGGGCGCGAGCGCGGTCGGTCTGCTCGCGTCGGCGACCGCGGTCGTGCAGGCCGCCGCACAGGTGCTGGGGTGAGCGACATGAGGGGTGGTGGCCGGTGATCCGATTCGATGCGGACCAGCAGAGATGGGTCGACCAGGACGCGGATGTGCTGCTGGCACAGCGGCACACGGAGTCGGCACGTCAGCAACGGCACGTGGCGAAGGGCGCGTTGGCGGTGCTGGCCGTGTGCGGACTCGCCTTCGGGGCGTGGGCGCTCGGCTGGAAGGACGAACCGGTCCCGCCGGACGACCGTGCGCAGCCGTCGGTGGTCAGCCCCGATCCGAGTGATTCGTCCCGGCCGGGCAGGAGCGCGCCGGGAGGTTCGGAGGGGGCGTCCGGGACCACCGATCCGGGCGCTTCGGGCCCGCCGGAGGGGTACGAGATCGCCGAGGACCCCGAGGGGTTCAGCCTGGCGGTCCCCGAGGGCTGGGAGCGGCGCACCGAGGAGCGTGACGGCCCGCAGGCCGTCTTCTATGAGAACTCCGACGCCAGCAAGCAGCTTCAGGTCTTCTGGGTGGAGGACGCCGACCCTTATGAGTCGCTGGAGCTGGCGGAGAAGAACGCCGAGAAGAACGACAGCTACGAACGTGACTCCCTCGACCGGCTCGACGGCGGCGACGGAGCCGCGGCCAGGCTCGAATACACCTATGACTCCGACGAGCACGGCGGTCCGCGACGCGTCATAGACCACCGTTTCGAGGCGGCGGACGGCGAGCTGTACGCAGTCATCGCCTACGGACCCGACAAGGACGGTGCCTCGGAGGAGCAGAAGGAGCGGCTGGACACGGCGCTGACCTTCTTCTGCCCGACGGGGGTGGACTGCCAGGCGCAGAGCGGCGGCGGTGACGGCGACGACGGACTGGGCGGCCCGTGAGCCCCTGACTCCGTGACCTCACGGCTTCCGGCCGCCCGCCGCAAGGCACCGGGTCCCGGCACGGCCGCAAGGCACCGGGTCCCGGCGCGGGCCCCACGGCACCGGCCTCACGCACCCGCGGACGGCCCCGCACTCGCCGCCCGAGGACACCTCCGTAATCGCACCCGCGCCCGTCGACCACATCCACGAGGCCGCGACGTCGATCATGGAACCGGCCATCCGCGGGCGACCCCGGCGACGTCAATGCCGCCTCCCCGAGAAGGCGACAGATCAGGCCAAGCCGACGCGCACAAATCGTTATGAACGTCGATGCACGGCTTCTATCGGCCTCTTTGCCGTGCTCCACCGCACATCGGCCGTGAGGAACCCCACTTATCTTCGCCCGGCGGACATGCAAACGACTAGACGGGGCAGGGTTCGCTCTTGTCATGTGACCAGTGCATGGCCTTATTTCAGCGTGATCGCGATGTGACTTTGTCGTGACACGATGCGTCATGACAGCTCGGAAGGCAGTAGAGAAGGTGTCCGAAACCGAAAGCATTCATATTGACGGCGACTGGCGCGCTGCGCAGGCCGGCGGGAAGAGGGAGATCCTCGACCCCGCCGACGCCACCACGCTCGCGGTCGTCGCAGACGGCGGCGCCCCGGACGCCGACGCCGCCGTCGCCGCCGCCCGCCGCGCCTTCGACGAGGGCGAGTGGCCCCGTACACCCGTCGCCGAGCGGGCCGCCCTGCTGCGCAGGGTCGCCGACCTGCTCCAGCGCGACCGTGAGGAGATCGGCCTCACCGAGTCCCGGGACGCGGGCAAGACCCTGGAGGAGGGGCGCATCGACGTCGACGACGTCACGGCGGCCTTCCGCTACTTCGCGGACCTCGTCGCCGGCGAGTCCGGCGGCCGCGTCGTCGACGCAGGCGACCCGGATGTGCACAGCGTCGTCGTGCACGAGCCCGTCGGCGTCTGCGCCATGATCACGCCGTGGAACTACCCGCTGCTCCAGGCCAGTTGGAAGGTCGCCCCCGCGCTGGCCGCAGGCAACACCTTTGTGATCAAGCCCAGTGAGATCACCCCCATGACCACGATCCACCTGGTGAAGCTCCTCGCGGAGGCCGGTCTCCCCGCGGGCGTCGCGAACCTGGTGACCGGGCCCGGCGACCCCGTCGGGGCCCGCCTGGCCGAGCATCCCGACGTGGACCTGATCTCCTTCACCGGCGGCCTCGTCTCCGGCACGAAGGTGGCCCAGGCCGCGGCGCCCGGCGTGAAGAAGGTCGCCCTGGAACTCGGCGGCAAGAACCCCAATGTGGTCTTCGCCGACGCCTGCGCCACCGAAGAGGGCTTCGACACCGCCGTCGACCAGGCGCTCAACGCCGCCTTCATCCACAGCGGCCAGGTCTGCTCCGCCGGTGCGCGCCTCATCATCGAGGAATCCGTCCGTGAGCGCTTCGTCAGCGAACTCGCCGCCCGCGCACAGCGCATCCGGCTCGGCCGCGGCACCGAGGAGGGCGTCGAGTGCGGGCCGCTCGTCTCGGCCCAGCAGCTCGCGAAGACGGAGGCGTACGTGGCGTCCGCCCTGGACGAGGGCGCGGTGCTGCGCAGCGGCGGCGAGCGCCCCGAGCCGTCCGACGTGCGCCCGGCCGACGGCTACTTCTACTCGCCGACGGTCCTGGACAACTGTCACCGGCGTATGAAGGTGATCCGGGAGGAGACCTTCGGGCCTATCCTCACCGTCGAGACCTTCCGCACGGAGGACGAAGCGGTGTCGCTCGCGAACGACACCGAGTACGGCCTCGCCGGCGGCGTATTCTCCGCCGACACCGCCCGGGCCCGCCGAGTCGCGTCCCGCCTGCGGCACGGCACCGTGTGGATCAACGACTTCCACCCCTATCTGCCGCAGGCGGAGTGGGGCGGCTTCGGCAAGTCCGGCGTGGGCCGCGAGCTGGGTCCGCACGGCCTCGCCGAATACCGGGAGACCAAGCACGTGTACGAGAACCTGCGTCCCGCACCGGTCCGTTGGTTCTCGGGCTGACGGCGGCCGACGGAGTGTCCGCATGACCACGTCCTCCCGGCCGGAACACGTGAATCTCAAGGAGCACAGCACGGAAATGGCCAGCCACGACATGTCCACCTACGACTACGTCATAGTCGGCGGCGGCACTGCCGGATCGGTGATCGCCTCACGCCTCACCGAGGACCCGGAGGTGACCGTCGCTCTCATCGAGGGCGGGCCGTCCGACGTCGACAGGCCCGAAGTGCTCACGCTGCGCAGATGGCTCGGCCTGCTCGGCGGTGAACTCGACTACGACTACCCCACGACCGAGCAGCCCCGCGGCAACTCCCACATCCGGCACAGCCGCGCCAAGGTGCTCGGCGGCTGCTCCTCGCACAACACGCTGATCTCCTTCAAGCCGCTCCCCTCCGACTGGGACGAGTGGGAAGCGGGCGGCGCCGAGGGCTGGGGCGCCGCCGCCATGGACCCGTACTTCGGCAAGCTGCGCAACAACATCGTGCCGGTCGGCGAGCAGGACCGTAACGACATCGCCCGCGACTTCATCGCGGCGGCGAAGGACGCCCTCGACGTCCCCGAGGTCGACGGCTTCAACAAGCGGCCCTTCCACGAGGGCGTCGGCTTCTTCGACCTCTCCTACCACCCGGAGACCAACAAGCGCTCCTCCGCCTCCGTCGCCTATCTCCACCCCCACATCGAGGCCGGCGACCGCCCCAACCTCCACATCCTCCTGGAGACCTGGGCGTTCAGGCTCCAGTTGGAGGGCGCGAGGGCCACGGGCGTACACGTACGCGGCAAGGACGGGCAGGAGCGGCTGATACGGGCCGGGCGCGAAGTGCTCGTCTGCGCGGGCGCCGTGGACACCCCGAGGCTGCTGATGCACTCCGGCATCGGTCCGCGGCAGGACCTGGAGGCGCTGGGCCTTCCGGTGGCGCACGATCTGCCGGGCGTAGGCGAGAACCTGCTCGACCACCCTGAGTCGGTGATCGTCTGGGAGACGGACGGGCCCATCCCCGACAACTCCGCGATGGACTCCGACGCGGGCCTCTTCCTGCGCCGGGACCCGGAGTCGGCCGGACCCGACCTGATGTTCCACTTCTACCAGATCCCCTTCACCGACAATCCGGAGCGGCTGGGCTACGAACGGCCGCCGCACGGAGTGTCGTTGACGCCGAACATCCCCAAGCCCCGCAGCCGCGGGCGGCTTTACCTCACGTCGCCGGACCCGGCCGTCAAACCGGCCCTGGACTTCCGTTACTTCACCGACGAGGACGACTACGACGGCCGCACCCTCGTCGACGGCATCAAGGCCGCACGGAGGGTCGCGGAGACCGAGCCGTTCGCCGGCTGGCTCAGGCGCGAGGTGTGCCCCGGGCCCGGGGTGACGTCCGACGAGGACATCAGCGAGTACGCGCGGAAGGTGGCCCACACGGTCTACCACCCCGCCGGCACCTGCCGGATGGGCGCCGCCGACGACGAACTCGCCGTCGTCGACCCCCTGTTGAGGATCCGCGGCCTGGAGGGCATCCGCATCGCGGACGCCTCGGTCTTCCCCACGATGCCCGCCGTCAACCCGATGATCGGCGTGCTCATGGTGGGGGAGAGGGCGGCCGACCTGATCAGGGACGACCGTTCCGGCGGGCCCGCGTCCACCACGAGCACGAGTACGCCCGGCGCCACGAGCACGAGTACGTCCGGCGCCACGAGCACGAGTACGCCCGGCGCCACGAGCGCCGCGAACACTTCGAGCAAGACGACCACGACGACGAATCCGACGACTACGGCACCGGGAGGTGTTGCGTGATGTCCGAGACCCACGAGTCCGCCCCGGTCACCCCGGTGTTCTCCGTACGCAATCTGTGGAAGGTGTTCGGTCCCAAAGCACATCGGGTGCCCGGCGACAAGGAACTCGCCGGGCTCTCCGCCGCCGAACTGACCAAGCGCACCGGCTGCACCGCCGCCGTACGCGACGTCTCGTTCGACGTACGCAAGGGCGAGGTCTTCGTCGTCATGGGCCTCTCCGGCTCCGGCAAGTCCACGCTCGTGCGCTGCCTCACCCGCCTCATCGAACCGACCGCCGGCGTGCTGGAGATGGACGGCGAGGACGTCCGCGGCATGGACAGGCACCGCCTGCGTGAGCTGCGCCGCCACCGCACCGCCATGGTCTTCCAGAACTTCGGCCTGCTGCCGCACCGCACGGTGACCGACAACGTCGCCTACGGCCTGGAGATACAGGGCGTCTCCAAGCAGGAACGCCGCGCCAAGGGCAACGAGATGGTCGAGAAGGTCGGCCTGGCGGGCCTGGGCGACCGCCGCCCCGTGCAGCTCTCCGGCGGCCAGCAGCAGCGCGTCGGCCTGGCCCGCGCGCTCGCCGTGGACCCCGAAGTCCTGCTGTTCGACGAGCCGTTCAGCGCCCTCGACCCGCTGATCCGCCGCGACATGCAGGAGGAGGTCATCAGGCTGCACCGCGAGGAGGGCCGCACGATGATCTTCATCACCCACGACCTGTCCGAGGCACTGCGGCTCGGCGACCGCATCGCGCTGATGAGGGACGGCGAGATCGTGCAGCTCGGCACGCCCGAGGAGATCGTCGCCAACCCCGCCGACGACTACGTACGGGACTTCGTCCGCGACGTCCCCCGCGAACAGGTCATATCCGTGCGCCGCGCCATGCGCCCCGCCGACAAGGCCGAGGCCGACCGCGGCGCCGAACTCTCACCGGACACGCTGGTCTCCGACGCGATCGAGGCCGTCGCCCGCAGCGGCGAGAACCTCCGCGTCGTCGACGACGGCCGGACCATAGGCGTCGTCGACCACGCCTGCCTGCTCAACGTCGTCGCGGGCCTCGACGGCGACGACAACGGCAACGGCGAAGGCGACGCGGGCAAGGACAAGGAGGTGGCCGCCGTATGAGCATCCGCTTCGTGGCGCCCGCGCCCGTAGGACGGCGGGGCCGCTTCGGGCACGCTCCCTTCGGGGACGGCCGATTCCGGGACGACGACGGGACGGCGGTGACGAGCGAATGAGCACCCCCACCATTCCGGAGCAGGGCGAGAAGGTCACCGACGCCCCCGCCCCGAAGGCCGACGAGCGGCCCGAGCAGCCGAGCGCGCCCGGCGGCCTCGCCGTGCTCGCCCGCGACCCCAAGGTGCTGGCGGTGCTGTTCGCACTGCTGGTCGTGGTCGTCAGCGCCGCCGTGACCGGGTCCGGCGTATGGCCCGGCGGCTGGACCGTCGACATCAAGACACCGCTGAACGACCTGGACAACTGGCTCGTCGACAACCGCGAGAAGAGCCCGATCTTCCTCTACTTCCTGCTGCACATCAGCAACTCCGCCGAGTCCTCGGTGGACGCCATCGTCAGCCTCTTCGACGCGATGGGCTGGGTCGGCGTCACCGTCGTCGGCACGCTGGTGGGCTGGGCGGCCGGAGGCTCCGACCTCTCCCGCCGTGCCCTGCGCACGGGCGCCACGACGCTCGGCGTCTTCGTCGCTTGCGGTGTGCTGGAGATGTGGGAAGCCACGATGGAGACGCTGGCCCTGATGACGGTGGCGGTCTTCGCCTCCGCCGTGCTGGGCCTGCTGCTGGGCCTGGGAGCCGGACTCTCCGACCGCTTCGAGAAGATGCTCCGCCCCGTCTTCGACACCATGCAGGTCATGCCGGCCTTCGCCTATCTGCTGCCGCTGCTGCTGATGTTCGGCGTAGGGGTGCCCTCCGCGCTGATCGCGACCGTCATCTACGCGGCTCCGCCGATGGCACGCCTCACCTCGCTGGGGCTGCGCAGCGCCGACCCGGCGGCGCTGGAGGCGTCCGCCTCGCTGGGCGCCAGCTCCTGGCAGCGGCTGTGGACGGCCCGGCTGCCGCTGGCACGCAAGCAGATGATGCTCGGCCTCAACCAGGCCATCATGATGTGCCTGTCGATGGTCGTCCTCGCCTCCCTCATCGGCTCCGAGGGCCTGGGCGACGAGATCTACCAGGCGCTCGGCAGCCTCGACGTCGGCACCGCGCTCACCGCGGGCGTCGCCGTCGTGCTGATCGCGGTGCTGCTGGACCGTACGACCGCGGCCGCGGGGGAGCGGCTCGACGCCACCGTCAACGTCGGGGCGACGAAGCTCATGACCCGCGTGCGGCTCGCCGTCTGGGGCCTGGTCCTCGTACTGATCGGCGTGTTCTCCGCGATCGGTTCCTCCCTCGGTGAGCGCGAGTGGCCGGAGGCGTGGACGGTGGACCTGACGCGTCCGCTCCAGGACGCCGTCGACTGGCTGACCGACACGATCGGTTCCGGCGTCCCGGTGGTGGGAGGCACCGAGGTGTGGGCGCACGGCTTCACCGACTACATGCTCAATCCCCTCCGCTCGGGCCTGCTCACCACCCCCTGGTGGGCGCTGGCCCTCCTGGTCGCCGTCGTCGGCTGGGTCGTCAGTACGTGGCGGGCCGCGCTGACCGGCGTGATCTGCCTCGGCCTGATCGGCGTGATGGGCCTGTGGGAGAAGTCGATGGACACCTTCTCCCAGGTGCTCGGCGGCCTCGTGGTGACCGTGGCCATCGGCATCCTGTTCGGCATCCTCGCTGCCCGTATCGAGCGCGTGGAGCGGATGATGCGTCCGGTGCTCGACACGATGCAGACGATGCCGCAGTTCGTGTATCTGATCCCGGTGATCGCCCTCGTCGGCCTCAGCCGCAGCGCGGGCATCATCGCGGCCGTCATCTACGCCTGTCCCGCCGTCATCCGCATCACCGCGCAGGGACTGCGTTACGTCGACCCCGCGGCGATGGAGGCGTCCCGCTCCCTCGGTGCGACCGGCAGGCAGCAGCTTCTCGGCGTCCAGCTTCCGCTGGCCCGCAAGTCGCTGCTCGTCGGCGTCAACCAGGGTGTCGTACTGGTGCTTTCGATGGTCGTCATCGCCGGTCTCATCGGCGGCGGCGCGCTGGGCTACGACGTCGTGCAGGGCCTGTCCAAGGGCGACCTCTCGCA from Streptomyces marispadix includes:
- a CDS encoding quaternary amine ABC transporter ATP-binding protein; this translates as MSETHESAPVTPVFSVRNLWKVFGPKAHRVPGDKELAGLSAAELTKRTGCTAAVRDVSFDVRKGEVFVVMGLSGSGKSTLVRCLTRLIEPTAGVLEMDGEDVRGMDRHRLRELRRHRTAMVFQNFGLLPHRTVTDNVAYGLEIQGVSKQERRAKGNEMVEKVGLAGLGDRRPVQLSGGQQQRVGLARALAVDPEVLLFDEPFSALDPLIRRDMQEEVIRLHREEGRTMIFITHDLSEALRLGDRIALMRDGEIVQLGTPEEIVANPADDYVRDFVRDVPREQVISVRRAMRPADKAEADRGAELSPDTLVSDAIEAVARSGENLRVVDDGRTIGVVDHACLLNVVAGLDGDDNGNGEGDAGKDKEVAAV
- a CDS encoding aldehyde dehydrogenase family protein, producing MTARKAVEKVSETESIHIDGDWRAAQAGGKREILDPADATTLAVVADGGAPDADAAVAAARRAFDEGEWPRTPVAERAALLRRVADLLQRDREEIGLTESRDAGKTLEEGRIDVDDVTAAFRYFADLVAGESGGRVVDAGDPDVHSVVVHEPVGVCAMITPWNYPLLQASWKVAPALAAGNTFVIKPSEITPMTTIHLVKLLAEAGLPAGVANLVTGPGDPVGARLAEHPDVDLISFTGGLVSGTKVAQAAAPGVKKVALELGGKNPNVVFADACATEEGFDTAVDQALNAAFIHSGQVCSAGARLIIEESVRERFVSELAARAQRIRLGRGTEEGVECGPLVSAQQLAKTEAYVASALDEGAVLRSGGERPEPSDVRPADGYFYSPTVLDNCHRRMKVIREETFGPILTVETFRTEDEAVSLANDTEYGLAGGVFSADTARARRVASRLRHGTVWINDFHPYLPQAEWGGFGKSGVGRELGPHGLAEYRETKHVYENLRPAPVRWFSG
- a CDS encoding alanine and proline-rich secreted protein Apa, giving the protein MIRFDADQQRWVDQDADVLLAQRHTESARQQRHVAKGALAVLAVCGLAFGAWALGWKDEPVPPDDRAQPSVVSPDPSDSSRPGRSAPGGSEGASGTTDPGASGPPEGYEIAEDPEGFSLAVPEGWERRTEERDGPQAVFYENSDASKQLQVFWVEDADPYESLELAEKNAEKNDSYERDSLDRLDGGDGAAARLEYTYDSDEHGGPRRVIDHRFEAADGELYAVIAYGPDKDGASEEQKERLDTALTFFCPTGVDCQAQSGGGDGDDGLGGP
- a CDS encoding ABC transporter permease: MSTPTIPEQGEKVTDAPAPKADERPEQPSAPGGLAVLARDPKVLAVLFALLVVVVSAAVTGSGVWPGGWTVDIKTPLNDLDNWLVDNREKSPIFLYFLLHISNSAESSVDAIVSLFDAMGWVGVTVVGTLVGWAAGGSDLSRRALRTGATTLGVFVACGVLEMWEATMETLALMTVAVFASAVLGLLLGLGAGLSDRFEKMLRPVFDTMQVMPAFAYLLPLLLMFGVGVPSALIATVIYAAPPMARLTSLGLRSADPAALEASASLGASSWQRLWTARLPLARKQMMLGLNQAIMMCLSMVVLASLIGSEGLGDEIYQALGSLDVGTALTAGVAVVLIAVLLDRTTAAAGERLDATVNVGATKLMTRVRLAVWGLVLVLIGVFSAIGSSLGEREWPEAWTVDLTRPLQDAVDWLTDTIGSGVPVVGGTEVWAHGFTDYMLNPLRSGLLTTPWWALALLVAVVGWVVSTWRAALTGVICLGLIGVMGLWEKSMDTFSQVLGGLVVTVAIGILFGILAARIERVERMMRPVLDTMQTMPQFVYLIPVIALVGLSRSAGIIAAVIYACPAVIRITAQGLRYVDPAAMEASRSLGATGRQQLLGVQLPLARKSLLVGVNQGVVLVLSMVVIAGLIGGGALGYDVVQGLSKGDLSQGLPAGVAIVCLGIMLDRISQPAGARPRE